The DNA window TCAATTAAATTAACCGAAAACCAGTCACTAGGCCGGTTTGGTTAGTCCCCTAAATCGTTTGGCTAAAAATTGGTCAAAAAACCGTTCAAATCGGTAGTTAACCGTCGGTTTTTTACAAAGTTTTCGGTTTAAAACACTCCCGGTTCAAACGACAtcgttttaaatttaaaaaaaaaaattataaaagaaccCTAAATCCCCAACGCCCCCAACCGCATTCCtctcctctcctctctctctcctctctgaAACTGAACtgcaaattttaaattgaaagcACAAAGAACCCTATCCCTCCAGAACTCCTTGCCACCGCAGCCACCGCGCCCCACAGCCCCTAGAGCCTCGCAACCACGCTTCATTGTCATCGCCAAACTCGTCTCCGCTGGGTAGAGGCATCGCGTGCGGAAGCTTCGTCGCCGTCGCAGGAGCTGTGTCGCCATTGTAGGAAGCTCTGTCGCCGTCCTAGGAAGCTGTGTCGCCATCGTAGGAAGCTCCCTCACTTCGTGTGAAAGCTCTGTGGCCGTCATCGTCTCCTCTGTTCGAGTGTGCGCGCTCTCTCTGTGTTCGCCGGTGTCGTTGTCGCCGTCACTCCCTCTCCTCCTCGCCACTGGTAAGCACTGTGACTTGGATTTTGATAATACTGTGTTCGTCGGTGTCGCCACCTCCTCCTCGTCTCCTCTGTGTTTGCTGGTTTTACTGTTAATAATTGAGTTGCTGATTTAGGGTTTGTCATTCTgagttattaattttgttaattcgtgtttattttatttattagaataattttggaataatttattaattttttggattaaGTCTTGAGTTGTTGTTAATTATGATTTGTGATGAAGAGTTTCtttatttagttaaaattttttttattaatttatttattttgattttagaaaGTATAAAACTCACCATCTCAGTTctattgataaaaaattataggatgaatttatatatttaaaattatatataaattttttaatatttaattaaactggTTGATGTTCAGTCGAACCAGTAAATCGATAATCTTATTGTTTTATTAATCGGTCCGGTTCTCAGAATCTtgctaatttataatttataaattttgcaAAGTTGAGGGGttgatttatatattttaaaagttgaGGGGCTATAAATTTGCAAAGCAAAAAAAGATAAGTATATAAAGTATGAATTGCTCTTCCCTCAAAACCCTCTTTCCTGTTGCCTCTTCTTAGCCGCCATTCCCTTCTGTTTAACGAAGAGGTAGCAGCTGCAGCAGCACTTCTATACTCTCTCCAAACGACAACAACGAACTCCGTTTTGTTTGGATCGCGTTTTGCGTTTTAATGGGAAGGGTTAGTGGAACCGAGAAGCAAGAGTTTACTGAGATGGAGGACACTGAATTCACTGATTCTCAGCTAATTTGTCATGTTAGAGATGCACTTTTAGCAGTCACTTTGGTACGTATAGCAAAATATCATTCtagaatctttttttttttagatttttattatttttctaataattaaaCTGGTGGATTTTACTCACTCTTAGGGTGACAGAGAGAATTATGATGAGCTTGTTGGTTATTTGCACCGGAAAGAGAGTCTTAATCCCGATCAGATTGCTCTACTTGAGGTGAGTTCTTAAATTAGAGCACGTGAAAATTGTGACATTAATTAGTACATAGTGCTGATATTTGATACGATGTTGGTTACAGACAACTTTGAAGGCACTCTCTGGAACAGTCTCATGCATAGATTCTGTTCATCACGAATCTCTTCTTTCTGCAGTAAGTGCTTTTTCACATTGGACTTGTTGCTTgtgtttatgtttattttgtgctTGAAGTGTTGAACTTGTTAATGTTGGAAGGAAATGGACCATTTATAAAGATATAGTTGTTCTCACTGAAGTTGTTTTTTCCAGGTTTATAGAATGAGCCTGTGGAATTATGGAACTTCTATTATGGATGCACTGGTTGAGCTGATTGTATCCTTGGTACGtgtttcttttctgttttttccCCCCTTTTTATCTTTGTTATTAGGAGCCATTTGCAGAGTTTTCAATGTTATATAAAGCTTCGTtgacctttcttttcttttttacccTATTTGAAGGCTGCTTCCAATGGGAAATATATCGATTGGTCTTTGGAGATGCTTGTGAATAACTTCACTCCACCTTATCACCTCATGGATAGTCTGAAGCAGGAGAGTGGAATTGAAAAGAAGAATAAAGTTCTGTCTCGTGTGCATGCTGCTTTTGAAGCCATAGCTGTTTTGGTGCCTCTTGCCCCTTTGCGACTCTCTCCAATAGTTGTCCAGAGGATGCCCTTAACCTACAGTAAGGGACCGGTGAGTTCAATCTTCACTTCCATTGGAAGTGCTTAAGTAACCGCTTTATGCTAGTTGTTGCTcaattttgtgaatttgttgttgtatgTGATGGACTGTCAACTTGGTTGACTGCAATGAACATCTATCTAAGCATCATTTCCCCACCTTGTTGTATCCCAAATTTATTCATGTTTACAATGTGGAGGCATTATTTATTCTTGCACTCTGAACTATCCCCGGTTGCTCCAGTAATCATTTACATGCTTTTGTTGTAAGCATTTTGATGCCAAAACAATATGAGGAAACCAATATGTTAATTTGTGGAGCATTTCtaattttcagatttcttttaCGTAGCTTTTCGACATATGTAAGAACTAATTCGACAATTGCAGTATTTTGTCAAAGTTTAATTTACTTCTTTTGATACTTGTAGGAGATTCTCATGTACGTGGAGAACATGTTAAAGTTGGAAAGTGGTGCAATTGGAGAAATTGTTGGTGTTACGATGCTGCCTGCTATTGTAGATAGGTTGATAGAGCTTGATGTATGTTGGTTAAGCCGCCCTTTAAGTTTTGGTTCAAAGAAAAGTGATGGCAGTTGACCATTAAATTAATCCCTTCTGATCTATTTCAGGTCGAAATTGGATGGGATGGCCTCTTGCAGGAAGATGCCAAAGGCATATTTGAAATGGAATTAGAGGATGCCGAATTCGCAGATGCGGATGGGGATGATAATCTGGTATGGtccaatatttttaatttagggTTCATCTTGATGTCTCCTTTTTTTTAATGgcattttgaaaattaagatcaTGCTCCTCTTAATTGGTcagataaaaaaatgaaattaaaatttcagcAGGGGAATCTCTTATTCTGTTTAACATGCCTTGTCTGTGATATAGTGTGTTTTTGTGTTATCTAGTGAAGTTTTGTTAATTTATGTTCCATCTCTTATGCTTTGTGAAATGAAAAGTTTGAACGAGGTTGTTATTATTGCTTAATAGTTCCATAGTCATCCATTGATGCTAGTTCATGCTGCTGAAATGGTGCTTGCTAGAGTAATCTGGAGCTGTGAAAGAGTTTCCTTTTTGCAAATTCACGGTCTGAAGTTTGATGTTTCATCACCTGCCTCTTTTTATTGGTTTTATATGCATGTCATGGAACACGAACAATGATCTGCCTGTCAATTTAATTGGCTACATATTCTTTTGATTAGTTCAATCATTGCACTATTAGATGACCTGAAACACAATCACCCACCAAATCTTGTCCTCTTCAATACATCTGTTAGCAATTTCTTAGCAAGAGATGTAAGATGGATGTTGATGGGAAACAGGAAGATTGAAGTTTATCTGAAATGCAAGTTGTGGTCAATCTGACATAGGTTGATGTTTTGACGGTGATTTTGTCAGAGCATGCCTGTATGTATGTTTATAAGGCTGTGGAAGTAGCCATTAGCCCTATCAAACTATGAAGGGCCTTATTCTGGTGTTTGCCTGTTTCAGGCTACCATGCCAAGCTGATTATATTCAGGCTTGGCTTAATCAGGCTGTGAGTGAGGTTAGGTGGCTTTGTGAAGTGGCAAAACTTCATATGGTGAACTCAGGTACTTTAACTCTCTGCATATCATATACCAAGTTGGGATTGAGTTGTCCATGATGAGTAATTTTTAAACCATACTAGATATGTCCTATACATATCTCAATTGCAATGTTTTGAGCTGTCAATATGGAAGACCGGAGCTTGTTTTGATCATCATGatattttgtagatttttgaGATACGAGTAAACATGTTCTGCTTTCGTTTTCTTTGTGAATCTATACCAGTGTCTTTTTTTCTCCCGTATTTGGGAGCGGGGACATAAATAGTCTGTAACTGGATGTATTGTTGCGTAGAATGGGTTCAAACTACTGAACTTCTACTACACCCAATATTCAAAGTATAACACGAGCTTAAAGCACAAAGGGGTGTATTACTACTATCTTTAGGCAAGAGGCACCAATACTGTCTGCTTGCTTAAGAAAGGTGTTGATATtgtttaaagaaaaatagagcCTCGTAAATATTGGCAGTTGTATTCATTTGCCATACAATTTGACTATTTATGCTCGTCCATTTATATTTAAGGGGTAAATTAGTAGTTTGCAATGGGGAACAATGACAATGGGCAGTGTATGTGAGTCATGTTAACAGTTGCATGACGTGGTATAGACTAATTGTTGCTGGAAATATCAGTGTTGTGATAGAAAATGCAAGggaaaatcaaattgaataaaagaaaaaatccaTCTTTTGGTATGTAATTATCTTGGCAAAAGGCCAAAAATGAGTAGGACCAGAAAGCAAAACAGCAAGGACTTGGAAGCAAACCTGGCATAATTTTTTCTGCCAAATCTAACGACAAAAGTGAATGTAGATACATTATGGTAAAACTAACTGAGAATATGTTGAAATGTGTACATAATAGAACTTGGAATTCAGAAAGTGATTAGAATGATTGTTTATATAGGAAAGAGACCAAGAATGCCGCTCAGCCTTAGAGTTAACTCTTCTGCCATAAACTACGTTGACATGACGTATTGCTGGATTCCCAAGAAGGGAGTCATTGTGCAGTAAACTTGTAGTGGACAGGTGTATACAATTCGCAATCACATTTCCATATACAATTTAGAAGAGTTATAATATGATAGTAATTAGAGTTTGGCCGGTTCATCATTTTTCCTTTAGCAGAGATCATTTGAGCTCTCCCTTTATAGTACTTTTAAAGTTCATTAAGCTAAGATCATGGATGAAACTCCTTTCCTGTCATGGCAAAGCCTTGCTCATGCATCAGATTGGATCTTTGTTCTGCAGTCAGCTTACTGTTAATTTTTCAGCCAACTTCTATGTGAATTAGTTGCAAGGTTTTGAAAGATGAATGTAAGTAGGTTCTATTAGGCTATTGGCTCATCTATGAGCAATATATTTCCAACTTTTATTCATTATGTAATTCTTCCAATTTACTACGTATGTTAGTTGCCAGTCTATATATCATCTTATTAACAGAAATATGTGTTCTAGATTTTGTCTTCACTTGTGTGTTTCACAATATCACCTATCTTATGTGCTATCTCAtggttgtttttttattttattacagcCTGCTGCAGAATATTTAAATAGGAAAAGTTTGGAGGGAAACACAATTGCTGAGAAATTAGATAGCTTGATTGAGCTGACCTTTTTGCATCTTGAGTCCTGTCAAAGCAGTGGCCGTTTGTCTGAGGTATTTTTCAGACATTGCATATATTTGCTTTGAACACTTTGTACTATATACTTAACTTCTATATGTtcattaaattcttaattaggTATTTGATGTTCTAGTGAGATCATTTCAAAGGACTATTTTGAATGCCTACAAGTCAAAATTCACCCAggtactctctctctctctctctctctctctctctctctctctctctctctctctctctctcaagttGGTACTGCTTTGTGAAATACATTATCAATGCCTTTATTTTGTTGCAGTTTGTGGTGTTCTATGCATGTGCACTTGATCCTGAAGATTGTGGGGAGAAGTTCGCCATGGTTCTTACAGAGATGTTTCTTAGCAATGTTAATCCCTCCAATACTAGGTAAAATTGATTTTACGTTGTGGATGGAACTTGAAGATTAAAAATTCAGGTGGCTGTCAGCACCAATTGATGAACTCTTAAATATTTTGCCCCCATTCATTGTGAAGTGTCGTAATTGATGTTAGTGTGgtcatatgtatttttttaatttttgattgatattttttttaactgtaAATGATTTAATGCTTGTCAAATGGGGCCCCTTAGCAGCttattatagaatttaattatttaattgaacTTAAATGATTTAATGTGCTCCTATTTAATGggaattatttgtttttttttaacgtCATTTTTGTGGAAGATGTAATGTGGTGCATATGATGCTGAGCATTGTATAGACTTCACTTATGACATTACTAGTTGTTTTCATTTATCGCAGGATGAGTGCTGTTGCTTATCTTGCTAGTTATTTGTCCCGTGCAAAGTTTGTTTCACCGGCATTGGTTGCTAGCATCTTACAAAGGTTTGGGAACATTTAGTTTCCTTGCATGGCCTAATTACTTTTTCTGTCTTATCATATAAAATAGGAAATGGTACTAACTGATATGATTATCTTCCCATGAGGTTTCAGATTGGTAGATTGGTGTCTTAACTATTGCAAGTCACATGATTCTGTTATGAACCCGCGAGCACATCAAGTTTTTTATTCTGGTTGTCAGGTATGTCGATTAGCATTTGACATTCTATTCTTGCATATGGTGAGGGAAGGGCTATAAACCTGATGACTTGTCATTAATTGGACAAGTAATGCAACAGGAATGATGTTATAACATTCTAAAGTTTCTCTTAAAACACAGAAATAATTAATCTCTAGAAATATTTATAAGAAAATtcttaatttagtaattaagaGGATGCTTGGCAGAAGTTGATAGGAAGATAAATCATTTTTCAATGCCATTGTTTGAAAGCTTCCAGTTATTGCATTCTTTGATATGTGCTTTTGAGCCCTTAATCCTCTTCTGTTTCATTGGTTGTTTATTGTAAgcaattggtttggtttggtaaccttacaaattattttaaccTGGTTAGAAAACTTAAGTATTTCTATGAACTGCAAAATCATTccatgtttattatttttattttcaagtttTTTGGTAGATTATTTGGATTTTAGTGTTCATAAGCTTGTTTTTGTGAGCAGGCTCTCATGTATTTGCTGTGTTTTCGAATGAGATCTCTGATGGATGCTCCAAGACTCAAAGTGCAACTTCTAAATATGCCCATGGAGCCAATCTTGCAACATAAATTGAATCCTTTGAAGGTAATGAACTTCTTAAAAGCTATCGGTTCATAGAGAGCATAAAATGCTAAGATTATATGGATATTGATATAGTCGCCGAAGACTGGACTGATTTTGGTTAACTATTCTTATTTGCTCCAACCTTGATTATTCtatctaaaatatataattaagctTACATTTCTCCAACAGGTTTGTCTACCTACTGTAGTAGTGGAATTCCTAAGACAAGCAAAGGCTGCTAAGCTCTTCATGACATCGGAATCATTTGCCTTCGATGATATGCTCGAATCTAATCTTTCGAGGGCATTTGGCGGGATAGATAGACTCGACATGTTCTTTCCTTTTGATCCTTGTTTACTGAAGAAAAGTGAAAGGTTTGTAAGCTATATGAAGGGAAAAATCGTTAGATTTGTCCAAACTTTTTTCTTAGTTTAGTTGTTGGTGTTGCTTCCTCCTTCCACTCTAAATTTCATTGCTGTCTACAGTTACATAAGGCCACATTTTGCACGCTGGTCAAAGATCAAATGTGATGATGCCGACAATGGCGAATTCAGTGAAAGTGGCAGCGATGCATCTGATGACAAATTTGTCGAcatgaatgagaatgatatgaTTGAAGATGACATGACAGTGAGTGTACAACCAGGTTTGGATTTCAACCCTGACTTGAATAGAATGTCAATCACGCCCAAGAACAAGTCTTTGTTGCATTTTCAACAGCAAAATGCAAGAATGCCCGCAAGAATCAGACCATCCACTAGTCCAGAGTCTTTGTAATGATATTCTTGTGTCGAAAAACATGTCAATTTTGCATATGTTTTGGTGTGGTAGGATTAGGAAGTCTATGTTGGTGTTCTTTATAGTGAAGAAAACAGGGGGGAGCATTGTGCAGTGTTTTGGGGTATTTTGCCCCCATATTCGGGCAATTGTAGGTGTAGTTTTTAGCTTTTTATGTTCATTTTGTGCTGCCTATTGAAAAAAATGAGTAGAGGAGCCAACATTTTTAAGATTCCCTTCCTCGTCACTATCTTGTAATTGTaatgttttaaaaataactacttGAAAGTAATATTTATCTACTGCAAAACATATGTGCCTTTGCCTTAGAAGTTAAGGGTACGGTTCGTTGGGTTTAGTTTTTTTCTATCCACAATAAAATTCTAGTGAAGGGCAGGAAGGAATATCGATATATACGATGTAGATAGATATTACTAACTTgccgaaaatagaaaaaatagaatgGTAATTTGACAATAATTGATCGAACAAATATCACTATCAGAGAACAAATATTGTGTCGATTTTGTGTTCCTATTACTATCTTAGTTATAATCTATGACGTGCATCATATTCATTTCCTTACAAAAAGAAGATAATTGATACCCATTATGATACAAAGAAAAGCGAGCTAGCTAGttctaaatttctaatagaAAGAGATGGAACTGCTACAGTTTTGCGATTGGGTTGCAACTTGCAACTCTTATGGAGCACATAGGTTCATAATATAGTTCAATACACTTAATCTGAGCACATTGCACCATCAATATCTCAACCAATCTTGTTCATTTCTATAGTTTGAAgattatattaaaaagataatgaCACTTTATCATTGAGTTAGCGATACAGCGTTATAAATCATTTGGTTGCAAGAAACTCCCCAttcaaacatcatagaacaaagCTAAATACTTAAGGAGTAAATATTTACAGTAGTTCTTTTCTTCTagaagaatataaataaaaaattccattaACCAGTCAATGCAAAACCAATTATAGAACTGATTCCAGTCTAAAATTATTGCTTGTGTTAACGTGTAACTATTGATTAACATATCTAGAAGTGTTTTAATGACCCAAATCAATAATaaacaagaaacaaagatcCAAAAGAGGACATGTATACAGATTTTCCATGCAACATATGTAGTTTCCTTCAATCCCAAGGAAGATGAATATGatagaatgaaaataataaaaaaaaagggacaaTGTACAAGATCTATTCATTGGCAACTGACTCCAACCTAAAGTTGGTCGAGGCTTCATTCTTGAAATGAGGCTTcgaaggaaaaacaaaaacagaattTGAAGAACTTGAAGGCTGGTATGCTGCTGAGTATCTCACTGAAGTCATGGAAAATCTAGGTAACTGTTGCAGCCCAGAAGCAAGTGGAACTAATTTGTAACTGAGAATGAGCTCAGATTTTGGAAGAACATATACAGTGTCATTATGATACCCTGATAATACAAAACTTTGTGCATCTGCCAGTGTGTATTTGATTTCCTGCAACAATGGTGTCTGGTTCAAAATCCTAATATAGTATGTGAAGGGGTCTCCCAAGATGGCATAAGGAGGACATTCCAGATTCACAATCAATGGTGGTAGCTCGACATTCATGTCTGGCAGCTTTTGCTTGGTCACAACCCAAGGCAATGTCCCCGTGGTAGAAGCAGATTGCTCTTCCACCCCCAAGTCCCTCCTCCATGTCAAACACACAGTTCCTAGTACAAGCTTTGAAATGTTTTTGTCGGAACTCACTGAGAATACCTTCTTGAACTCTCTCCCAGGAGCAACAAGGGCAGGGTTTGAAAGCTCCTCATTTCCATGTTGGTTAGAGCATGTCCTTTCAACATCATTGTCTGCTTCTATGGAAATGGACTTCAACCTTATTGGCAACTCCGTGCAATTCTTTGCGCTGACAATGAGCAGAGTTTTTTGGTTTAAGGGAAGTGATTGTGAAATATTAGATTCTGAAGCTTGCTTGTTCTTAGAGAGAATTAATGGGTCCCGTCTGAATGGCATCAAAAAATGATGGTTAAGTTCAATAGCATTTTGCCCTTCAATTTGCAAGTTCTTGTGGACATGGACCATCTGAGGATTTGATTCATTATTAGTAGGAGTATAACCCAAAGATACATAAAGCATAATTGGTTTAGGCCGGTGCCACTTGATTTCTAGTTTGCATGACCAAGAATCCCCATTTTtaagaaaagggacagaaattAATCCAAATGATTGCTGTACTTGCTTTATTTTGTCAGAATCTAAATGAGAATCATCTTCCCCTTCTGGTCCAGAAATACCAAGCAGCTGGACATGATGACTATCCAAGGCATGCGGTTCATTTTCTCTCGGACTAAACAAGCCACCTCCCCTCACATCTACAAGATTGATCTTCAACTCACCTGAGTACACATTATGACCTTTGGAAATCACTGTAACAGGTACCAAGAAAATCTCTCCTACTAATGCAGGACCAAAGGCACCAAGACGAACATCTACCTGTGGTTCTGGTTCTTCAACTTGGATGATCTTCTGACCAGATAACACAAGAACGGAATCTTTAATTGGAACACTTTGCATACAATCATCCAATGTCCAAATAGGTAAACTATCCAGTGAAGCAGGGCTTTCAGCTCTGCAGCAGATTCTGAAGTGTGGTCCAATTTTTGCAATAACAGACTGGCATTCGAGTTTTCCACTTTGATCTGGAAAAGACCAGAACCAAGAAACTGacaaattttgttacaaattttgTTGACACAGGAGCCAGAAAATCCCAGAccaatttttaaagaaatattgGAGGACTTTGCATGGTACATAAATAAGCGGTCATCTCATTGTTACTTATATAATAAGTTGGTTAAACAATCACATCAATAGAAACAAGACGCGTAAGGTAAAGAAATTTAGGGTCACAAAATGGTAGTTAAATGTATAATATATCATGTTAAGTGAAGTTTTTCTAGATATGTAACATACCGGATGTAATGTCATAGGTCAACCTCAGCCATTTGTTTGGTTCAAGTAAAAGTGAAGTTGATGTCTCCACTCGGTGCTGTTGAGTATCAGTAACTCCTACTGATTGAGGTTTTTGCGCAtttgaaacaaagaaattacAACTAGGTTGGTTGAACTGGATTTCTAATTGATCAATCTCAACAGTACAGGGTAAGTGGGAAAGAAGTGATACTGAAATTGAGGTCAATGACCCAGGCTTCATTGTCTGTTCATGGAAAGCAACTAAAGCAATCATTGCCAACCTGAGAGGACTTACAAGATCAACCTGAAGCTGAAGTGGTTTGTCCCCATTGATCTTGAGGTTATTCAGTTGTTCATTTGTTTCTGACACTGAATCTTCCATAACGAGATCAAAAACCTCCTTGTGTACAGTTTCTCTTTGGATTCGACTTGCAGGACCAGCTGGACCGGTGTCTCTCTGGAGATTGGCATCAGAAGATATTGGGAGTGCAGCCATTTCAAGAGAATACTCCACAAAATCTTTAACATTAGAACTCTTCCGTGAGCACTCCCGCAAGAATCCCAAGACATCCCACAACAAAGTTATCCATCCCTCTTTTCTATATAGGGAAGCAATACTGTCAAAAATCTGCTTTGCATTGCTTGAATCACCCTCGGAAAAATATTCCTTACCCATCTGGAACCCACAAAGTGCGGCCATCCTCTGAATGTTACTACTATTGAAGGATTCGTAAGCTTTTCTCAGAAGAGCAATAATTTCAAGTGAGTCTCGGAACCTTCTTCCTTCAGACACAGCATAGCGCATGTACTCTTCATCAGTGAGACtgcaaataaaaatgaatatttaGATGATacccattaaaaaataaatagataaaatgaACTTATTTCAACCAATTAAAACTTACGCCATCATATCAACATTATCTCCTAGCTCAAGTATCCGAGCAAACTGACCAACATAGGTTGAAGGAACAACAGAATCAACACTATCAGTATCACTAGAGGTTTCTGTCGTTGAGATTACAAGCTCCAGTGATGACCTCTTCTGGCCCAAATAGTGGGCTGCTAACTGTTTCATAGATATTAATCAGGATCACCCAGTGAGTTTACATAAGCACATGAATAGGTTCATAATACAACTTTGCACATATAAACGAGGAGTAACAGTTTGTAAAAACGCACATGGATGCTGAAAACATACATATATTTTAGTACTATAGGGAACTCAATGTAGAGGACTCTCCCAACTAAGATTGGAACCATGGATCACAGCAATGTGGTAGAAACCCCCTTAATAGGATAACAAACTTGTAATTTCCTTCTCGTTAATGTTTAATATGAATAAGGGgtaggaaattaaaaaaataaaaacaaagtcTTATCCCACTAGATGAACACGGTAGATAGGAAGTTAAAATACATAAATCAATCAATAAAAtgcattttataaatttatttttaataaaataacattcgAACTTTACATTGCCAAGcagtcacaaaaataaaagtattctgaaattcccaccaagcGTTAGCATGGATTTTACATGTGAACGTTTTATTGAAGAAAGTTCGAGAATAAAATTCAAACCACTATGTTGCCAATGTTATGAATACAACCTAAAACTGGTGTAAGCATTTTCTTTCCTAAACATGTTAGCAGCATAACAAAAGTTAGGTAGTAAAAGAGCAGTTCTCACTTGGTAGTAATAGGCTGGATGAAATTCCCACTCAGACAGGGGTTTAGAAGCGGAACCTAGAGTAATAGGAGGAAATATTTGAGCTGTTTTTGAACTAGTCTCCAACAATTCACCAAATACCAAATACTGCCTACTCATCCAGTCCCAGTGAAGAAATATAGCTTCTGGAGTACCAACAAGCCTTTTGTATGCATTCTTGTGCTGACGAAACCATGCCACTGATTCTGTGACCTTCCCACTATGTAGTAGTAAGGTGCATATCTTGAAATTCAACTGTTCAGAAACATATTTTATCTCAACCAACCGTTGTATTGCAGGTAACCTTGTTGTCACCCCAACAATCTGTGTGATGAATATAAACAGAAAAAATGCATGTCAACTTTAGCATTTGCTTTGGAGACAAATGTTACAAAGACACAACCAAAATCGAGTCAAACACATGCAACTTCATTTGATAGTAGGGGAGACAATAGAAGATTTCAAGCATCTTAGACAACAGTGCATATGATATACTACAAAATCATATCCTATAGATGCTCTTGGAGGATGACAAGACAAACTCCTTGCAAGGCTATAACTTCTAAATAGAAATATAGTTGGCA is part of the Arachis duranensis cultivar V14167 chromosome 1, aradu.V14167.gnm2.J7QH, whole genome shotgun sequence genome and encodes:
- the LOC107475667 gene encoding uncharacterized protein LOC107475667, which gives rise to MGRVSGTEKQEFTEMEDTEFTDSQLICHVRDALLAVTLGDRENYDELVGYLHRKESLNPDQIALLETTLKALSGTVSCIDSVHHESLLSAVYRMSLWNYGTSIMDALVELIVSLAASNGKYIDWSLEMLVNNFTPPYHLMDSLKQESGIEKKNKVLSRVHAAFEAIAVLVPLAPLRLSPIVVQRMPLTYSKGPEILMYVENMLKLESGAIGEIVGVTMLPAIVDRLIELDVEIGWDGLLQEDAKGIFEMELEDAEFADADGDDNLPAAEYLNRKSLEGNTIAEKLDSLIELTFLHLESCQSSGRLSEVFDVLVRSFQRTILNAYKSKFTQFVVFYACALDPEDCGEKFAMVLTEMFLSNVNPSNTRMSAVAYLASYLSRAKFVSPALVASILQRLVDWCLNYCKSHDSVMNPRAHQVFYSGCQALMYLLCFRMRSLMDAPRLKVQLLNMPMEPILQHKLNPLKVCLPTVVVEFLRQAKAAKLFMTSESFAFDDMLESNLSRAFGGIDRLDMFFPFDPCLLKKSESYIRPHFARWSKIKCDDADNGEFSESGSDASDDKFVDMNENDMIEDDMTVSVQPGLDFNPDLNRMSITPKNKSLLHFQQQNARMPARIRPSTSPESL
- the LOC107477871 gene encoding uncharacterized protein LOC107477871, whose translation is RTPPVTLAAIVGCPELHPLISTHFLSAQPPINTLALPDLSKIYLFERKPKDSNAEVPPPPPTVVGGVLKKDWLLKHRTKVPAVLGAVFRAEHVFGDPAQWLNVCLGLFVCRAVIRGRNIKLAVVIIHTGADEITEDRMIALRKRADVDAKYVIMLNPNDNSDLNQSLDRMANAFYGLATMYYREEGRRIKQRIEKKNVSSVELIVRYCFKVAVYAEFRSDWPEALKFYEEGYHTLREIVGVTTRLPAIQRLVEIKYVSEQLNFKICTLLLHSGKVTESVAWFRQHKNAYKRLVGTPEAIFLHWDWMSRQYLVFGELLETSSKTAQIFPPITLGSASKPLSEWEFHPAYYYQLAAHYLGQKRSSLELVISTTETSSDTDSVDSVVPSTYVGQFARILELGDNVDMMALTDEEYMRYAVSEGRRFRDSLEIIALLRKAYESFNSSNIQRMAALCGFQMGKEYFSEGDSSNAKQIFDSIASLYRKEGWITLLWDVLGFLRECSRKSSNVKDFVEYSLEMAALPISSDANLQRDTGPAGPASRIQRETVHKEVFDLVMEDSVSETNEQLNNLKINGDKPLQLQVDLVSPLRLAMIALVAFHEQTMKPGSLTSISVSLLSHLPCTVEIDQLEIQFNQPSCNFFVSNAQKPQSVGVTDTQQHRVETSTSLLLEPNKWLRLTYDITSDQSGKLECQSVIAKIGPHFRICCRAESPASLDSLPIWTLDDCMQSVPIKDSVLVLSGQKIIQVEEPEPQVDVRLGAFGPALVGEIFLVPVTVISKGHNVYSGELKINLVDVRGGGLFSPRENEPHALDSHHVQLLGISGPEGEDDSHLDSDKIKQVQQSFGLISVPFLKNGDSWSCKLEIKWHRPKPIMLYVSLGYTPTNNESNPQMVHVHKNLQIEGQNAIELNHHFLMPFRRDPLILSKNKQASESNISQSLPLNQKTLLIVSAKNCTELPIRLKSISIEADNDVERTCSNQHGNEELSNPALVAPGREFKKVFSVSSDKNISKLVLGTVCLTWRRDLGVEEQSASTTGTLPWVVTKQKLPDMNVELPPLIVNLECPPYAILGDPFTYYIRILNQTPLLQEIKYTLADAQSFVLSGYHNDTVYVLPKSELILSYKLVPLASGLQQLPRFSMTSVRYSAAYQPSSSSNSVFVFPSKPHFKNEASTNFRLESVANE